TAAAATCGTCGTGCCTTGTTTTTGAATGTCTTGAATAATCCGGAAAATTTCTTTAATGAAAATAGGAGCTAGTCCCATTGATGGTTCATCCAATAAGAGTAACTTTGGTTTAGACATGAGAGCCCGGCCCATCGCCAACATCTGTTGTTCCCCACCAGATAGCGTTGCCGCATCCTGATTCTTACGCTCCGCTAGTATCGGAAATCGTTCAAAAACATGTGCCAAATCTGCACTAATATTTTGTTTGTCTTTCCGGGTAAAACTACCTAAATCAAGGTTCTCCTGCACAGAAAGGCCTTTGAAAACGTGACGCCCTTCTGGTACTTGTATCAATCCTTTTTCAACGATTTTTCGCGGTGCATCTTTGGCGATATCTTTGCCCATGTAGGCA
This genomic interval from Jeotgalibaca porci contains the following:
- a CDS encoding ABC transporter ATP-binding protein: MLKVKNLSVNYGMIQAVKDISFEVNEGEIVSLIGANGAGKTTILRTISGLVRPSSGEIAYMGKDIAKDAPRKIVEKGLIQVPEGRHVFKGLSVQENLDLGSFTRKDKQNISADLAHVFERFPILAERKNQDAATLSGGEQQMLAMGRALMSKPKLLLLDEPSMGLAPIFIKEIFRIIQDIQKQGTTILLIEQNAKVALQISDRGYVLETGKVVLSDTGANLLQSDAVQKAYLGG